The following are from one region of the Streptomyces decoyicus genome:
- the tpg gene encoding telomere-protecting terminal protein Tpg has protein sequence MGILGDSLEKAAAANATRPIPKSAGAQMRFLVKQHKGSTKAVAQLLGISQRTVERYVKDQIKRPRKHLAARIEREVRRRWQPKVREKAQRRAAQTGGITLETRARFGFTAAPGTTDDGRIRLITQHLPPAYAARLFDAQATGATEQQLQNIAAEGLQEIYFKDRGRRADGLLVEFTDIDYVEMDF, from the coding sequence GTGGGCATCCTCGGCGACAGCCTGGAGAAGGCCGCAGCCGCCAACGCCACCCGCCCCATCCCCAAGTCCGCGGGCGCGCAGATGCGGTTCCTGGTCAAGCAGCACAAGGGCTCCACCAAAGCCGTGGCCCAGCTCCTGGGCATCTCCCAGCGCACCGTGGAACGCTATGTCAAAGACCAGATCAAGCGGCCCCGCAAACACCTCGCCGCCCGCATAGAGCGCGAGGTCCGCCGCCGCTGGCAGCCCAAGGTGCGCGAAAAAGCCCAGCGCCGCGCCGCGCAGACCGGCGGCATCACCCTCGAGACCCGGGCCCGTTTCGGCTTCACCGCCGCCCCTGGAACAACGGACGACGGCCGCATCCGCCTGATCACCCAGCACCTCCCGCCCGCCTACGCCGCCCGCCTCTTCGACGCCCAGGCCACCGGCGCCACCGAGCAGCAGCTGCAGAACATCGCCGCCGAAGGCCTGCAGGAGATCTACTTCAAGGACCGCGGGCGCCGCGCCGACGGCCTTCTCGTGGAGTTCACCGACATCGACTATGTCGAGATGGACTTCTGA
- a CDS encoding class I SAM-dependent DNA methyltransferase, whose amino-acid sequence MTELQTLRATRESYDAIAPTYAQLFHDSLRDRPLERALLRAFAELVRANDDREVADLGCGPGYVTAHLHELGLNVFGVDASPVMVELAREANPGLRFEVGSMAALDIEDGALGGVLSRWSVIHTPPQDVPAVLAEIARILAPGGHLLIDFPATDGPHHETQAYDHAVTTAYRWSPDRLAALLRDHGLAEAARTVIEPKPTDRRQFQEVQLLACKA is encoded by the coding sequence GTGACCGAACTTCAGACCTTGCGAGCCACCCGTGAGTCCTACGACGCCATCGCACCCACCTACGCGCAGTTGTTCCACGACTCCCTGCGCGACCGTCCCCTGGAGCGCGCCCTCCTGAGGGCATTCGCGGAGCTGGTGCGGGCGAACGATGACCGCGAAGTCGCAGACCTCGGCTGTGGGCCGGGGTACGTCACAGCTCACTTGCACGAGTTGGGCCTGAATGTCTTCGGTGTCGATGCCTCCCCCGTGATGGTCGAGCTCGCTCGCGAGGCGAACCCCGGACTTCGCTTCGAGGTCGGCTCGATGGCCGCGCTGGACATCGAGGACGGCGCGCTGGGCGGGGTGCTCTCGCGGTGGTCCGTCATCCATACCCCGCCGCAGGACGTGCCCGCCGTCTTGGCCGAAATCGCCCGGATCCTGGCTCCCGGCGGGCACCTGTTGATCGACTTTCCCGCCACCGACGGCCCCCACCACGAGACGCAGGCCTACGACCATGCGGTGACAACGGCCTACCGCTGGTCCCCCGACCGTCTCGCCGCGCTCCTGCGCGACCACGGATTGGCTGAGGCAGCCCGTACGGTGATCGAGCCGAAGCCCACCGATCGTCGGCAGTTCCAAGAGGTCCAGCTCCTCGCCTGCAAGGCGTAG
- a CDS encoding D-alanyl-D-alanine carboxypeptidase family protein, producing MGSHARPNRIHRTGVRIAMVALVGTALPITAGGLAEAATPSATHSADENDQQGSEATTTAGQKQGTQQQFQPAQAAQHAVKDKAVDAQNAKDQAAPQVNADHAFLLDARDGSQERELWGGAKADESVPMASTTKIMTAIVVLKHPEWLNRQITVKQEYRDYVQKVGGSTADLQTGDTLTVEQLLHAMLIPSGDDAAMALADNLGSGDTEDARIADFVNQMNAEAQQLGLTGTHFDSFDGISHGNNHSTARDLARLGQRAMLQPVFADVVKNKQFKTEAPAANGRTRYYTWDNTNKLLSSYDGALGIKTGSGPEAGYSLVFAAKRDNRILVGAILKDDNGRFDDATKMLDWGFAH from the coding sequence GTGGGTTCCCACGCCCGACCCAACCGAATACACCGCACCGGAGTCCGGATCGCGATGGTCGCACTTGTCGGTACCGCCCTGCCGATCACTGCCGGCGGCCTCGCCGAGGCGGCCACCCCCAGCGCCACGCACTCCGCAGACGAGAACGACCAGCAGGGTAGTGAGGCCACCACAACTGCCGGCCAGAAGCAGGGCACGCAGCAGCAGTTCCAGCCTGCCCAGGCGGCACAGCACGCTGTCAAGGACAAGGCAGTCGATGCGCAGAACGCGAAGGACCAGGCCGCTCCCCAGGTCAACGCCGACCACGCCTTCCTGCTGGACGCCCGCGACGGCAGCCAGGAGCGGGAGCTGTGGGGCGGGGCCAAGGCGGACGAGAGCGTGCCGATGGCCAGCACCACCAAGATCATGACGGCCATTGTGGTGCTCAAGCACCCGGAGTGGCTGAACCGGCAGATCACGGTGAAGCAGGAGTACCGGGACTACGTCCAGAAGGTCGGCGGCAGCACGGCCGACCTCCAGACCGGCGATACGCTGACCGTCGAGCAGCTGCTGCACGCCATGCTGATCCCATCCGGCGACGACGCCGCAATGGCCCTGGCCGACAACCTCGGTTCCGGGGACACCGAGGACGCGCGGATCGCCGACTTCGTGAACCAGATGAACGCCGAGGCGCAACAACTGGGCTTGACCGGTACGCACTTCGACAGCTTCGACGGCATCTCTCACGGCAACAACCACAGCACTGCCCGCGACCTGGCCAGGCTCGGCCAGCGCGCCATGCTGCAGCCGGTGTTCGCCGATGTCGTGAAGAACAAGCAGTTCAAGACCGAGGCCCCGGCGGCCAACGGCCGCACCCGGTACTACACCTGGGACAACACCAACAAGCTGCTGAGCAGCTACGACGGTGCCCTGGGCATCAAGACGGGCAGCGGCCCGGAGGCCGGCTACTCCCTCGTCTTCGCCGCCAAGCGGGACAACCGCATCCTGGTCGGCGCGATCCTCAAGGATGACAACGGCCGCTTCGACGACGCCACCAAGATGCTCGACTGGGGCTTCGCCCACTGA
- a CDS encoding SpoIIE family protein phosphatase has protein sequence MDTPVTTFSESPDDPFAVRRSASAVLDGQGRVVGWSERAEALLGYSPEEALGRTARDLLLDPCDEDVVMAAVTACVSAGGWFGVIPVRDRSGKRVELGCRARAAVRSGTSIEWLLVSAPAEQVIQWETDRSVLDGMFRRSPIGLAVLAPDLSLLRVNRAIARFGGIPAEYYPGMRIGDFVADRDTAMVESGLRRVVDTGEPLIFTEQPCHLRHDPGREMFVSVSAFRMQDSAGRILGVTELVEDVTDRYRARRRLALLNEAGARIGTTLDVEVTARELAEVAVPDLADCASVDLLEPVARGEEPGQEPSAALRRTAVRSVPPEAPPVMFPVGHTMHFPPEAPQARCLAERRPVLEAVLECSPSWSSLDTDKVERIRDLGVHSLIAVPLVARGLVLGVVSLWRWRRPEPFEEDDLTLAEEFAARAAVCIDNARRYTQQQQAAVALQRSLLPREVPEHHAVEIAHRYRPADATTGVGGDWFDVIPLSGLRVALVVGDVVGRGIHAAATMGRLRTAVHTLANLDLPPDEVLSHLDDLVDRLAAEQEATGERSPQVIGATCLYAVYDPVSGRCALARAGHPPPAVVTPDGRVDFPDLPAGPPLGLGGLPFETVELPLPEGSLLVLYTDGLLAAWRRDLDEGLALLRGALSDPARSLDDTCKAVEDALLPESPSDDIAMLAARTRCLAEHQVATWELPAEPTAAAEARKLVATQLDDWGLEETALTTELIVSELVTNAYRYSSGPATLRLIRDHHLICEVSDTSSTSPHLRHAATTDEGGRGLFLVAQLTERWGTRYVRNGKTIWAEQPLEPAARGEEYGLDALWLPNPRPRPRPTPTPPPTPTPPPTPAPRHPERRPQPDLRRPTRRSRRPLTLP, from the coding sequence ATGGACACACCGGTGACGACGTTCAGTGAGAGCCCGGACGACCCGTTCGCGGTGCGTCGCTCGGCTTCCGCGGTGCTAGACGGCCAAGGGCGGGTCGTCGGCTGGAGCGAGCGTGCCGAGGCGCTGCTCGGCTACTCGCCTGAGGAGGCACTGGGCCGGACGGCCCGCGACCTCCTGCTGGACCCGTGCGATGAAGACGTCGTCATGGCGGCGGTGACGGCCTGTGTGAGCGCCGGAGGCTGGTTCGGGGTCATTCCTGTGAGGGACCGGAGTGGCAAACGGGTCGAGCTGGGCTGCCGGGCCCGGGCGGCGGTGCGGTCGGGCACCAGCATCGAATGGCTCCTCGTGAGCGCGCCCGCGGAGCAGGTGATCCAGTGGGAGACGGACCGGTCGGTCCTGGACGGGATGTTCCGCCGGTCCCCGATCGGTCTTGCCGTCCTCGCCCCTGACCTGAGCCTTCTACGGGTGAACCGGGCGATCGCACGGTTCGGCGGCATTCCGGCCGAGTACTACCCGGGGATGCGCATCGGAGACTTCGTCGCCGACCGGGACACGGCCATGGTGGAGTCGGGGCTGCGGCGGGTGGTCGACACGGGTGAACCCCTGATCTTCACCGAGCAGCCCTGCCACCTGCGGCATGACCCTGGCAGGGAAATGTTCGTCTCCGTTTCGGCCTTCCGTATGCAGGACTCGGCCGGCCGGATCCTCGGTGTCACCGAGCTCGTCGAGGACGTCACGGACCGTTACCGGGCGCGCCGGAGACTGGCGCTGCTCAATGAGGCCGGTGCCCGTATCGGCACCACCCTCGACGTGGAGGTCACGGCGCGCGAGCTGGCCGAGGTGGCGGTCCCCGACCTCGCGGACTGTGCCTCCGTAGACCTGCTCGAACCGGTGGCCCGCGGTGAGGAGCCTGGTCAGGAGCCGTCGGCAGCCCTGCGCAGGACGGCCGTCCGGAGCGTCCCGCCCGAGGCGCCACCGGTGATGTTCCCGGTGGGCCACACGATGCACTTCCCTCCGGAGGCACCGCAGGCCAGATGTCTGGCCGAGCGTCGTCCCGTCCTCGAAGCGGTGCTGGAGTGCTCCCCCTCCTGGTCGTCCTTGGATACGGACAAGGTCGAGCGGATCCGCGACCTGGGTGTCCACTCGCTCATCGCGGTGCCGTTGGTCGCGCGCGGCCTCGTGCTGGGCGTGGTGAGCCTGTGGCGGTGGCGCCGGCCCGAGCCGTTCGAGGAGGACGACCTGACGCTGGCCGAGGAGTTCGCCGCCCGCGCCGCCGTGTGCATCGACAACGCCCGCCGCTACACCCAGCAGCAACAGGCCGCGGTCGCCCTGCAGCGCAGTCTGCTCCCGCGCGAGGTGCCCGAGCACCATGCGGTCGAGATCGCCCACCGGTATCGGCCCGCCGACGCCACCACCGGCGTCGGTGGCGACTGGTTCGACGTCATCCCGCTCTCCGGGCTCCGGGTCGCCCTCGTCGTCGGAGATGTAGTCGGTCGCGGCATCCACGCCGCGGCCACCATGGGTCGACTGCGCACCGCAGTCCACACCCTCGCCAACCTCGACCTGCCACCGGACGAGGTCCTCTCCCACCTGGACGACCTCGTGGACCGGCTGGCTGCCGAGCAGGAAGCGACCGGCGAGCGCTCCCCGCAGGTGATCGGCGCGACCTGCCTGTACGCGGTCTACGACCCGGTCTCCGGGCGCTGCGCCCTCGCCCGTGCCGGTCACCCGCCGCCCGCGGTGGTGACACCGGACGGACGGGTGGACTTCCCCGACCTGCCCGCCGGCCCGCCGCTCGGCCTGGGCGGGCTGCCGTTCGAAACCGTCGAGTTGCCACTGCCCGAGGGCTCTCTGCTCGTCCTCTACACCGATGGACTCCTGGCGGCATGGCGCCGCGATCTCGACGAGGGTCTGGCTCTTTTGCGCGGAGCGCTGAGCGATCCCGCCCGCTCGCTGGACGACACCTGCAAGGCGGTGGAGGACGCCCTGCTCCCCGAGAGCCCCAGCGATGACATCGCGATGCTCGCAGCCCGCACCCGTTGCCTGGCCGAACACCAGGTGGCCACCTGGGAGTTGCCGGCCGAACCGACCGCGGCCGCCGAGGCCCGGAAGCTCGTGGCGACCCAGCTCGACGACTGGGGCCTGGAGGAAACGGCCCTCACCACCGAGCTGATCGTCAGTGAGCTGGTCACCAATGCCTACCGCTACAGCAGCGGTCCGGCCACCCTCCGGCTCATCCGGGACCACCACCTCATCTGCGAGGTCTCGGACACCAGCAGCACCTCGCCGCACCTGCGCCACGCCGCCACAACCGACGAAGGCGGCCGCGGCCTCTTCCTGGTCGCCCAACTCACCGAACGCTGGGGCACCCGCTACGTACGCAACGGCAAGACCATCTGGGCGGAGCAGCCGTTGGAGCCGGCGGCCAGGGGGGAGGAATACGGACTAGACGCGTTGTGGCTCCCGAATCCACGCCCACGCCCACGTCCGACTCCGACTCCGCCTCCAACGCCGACTCCGCCTCCAACGCCAGCCCCTCGACACCCTGAGCGGCGCCCTCAGCCCGACCTGCGACGCCCCACCCGCCGCAGTCGTCGTCCGCTGACGTTGCCGTGA
- a CDS encoding DUF5994 family protein yields the protein MTTTIRYSPAVEDRTASLPLRLMLAPAGTAPSLLDGAWWPRSHDLTAELPALTAALDPLWGRITHVTVNPTFWPVIPRKVPVNGHVVGVGWFNAEQDPHKLLLLSYGVGRWDLLVIPPETTPAAAARLMAEAADPLGALTASALMDEAEQRRIAEETELSLVSVWDSEGGHGASLPTSRSPAQAVVSQAPDTPEGS from the coding sequence ATGACCACGACCATTCGGTATTCGCCAGCGGTCGAAGACCGGACCGCTTCGCTGCCCCTCCGACTCATGCTGGCGCCGGCCGGCACCGCTCCGTCGCTGCTTGACGGTGCGTGGTGGCCCCGCTCCCATGACCTCACGGCGGAACTTCCCGCGCTGACGGCCGCCCTCGACCCGCTGTGGGGGCGGATCACCCACGTCACGGTGAACCCCACGTTCTGGCCGGTCATCCCTCGGAAGGTGCCCGTCAACGGGCATGTGGTGGGTGTCGGCTGGTTCAACGCCGAGCAAGATCCCCACAAGCTGCTGCTGCTCTCCTACGGCGTCGGCCGTTGGGACCTGCTGGTGATCCCTCCGGAGACCACCCCCGCCGCAGCCGCCCGGCTCATGGCCGAGGCCGCCGACCCACTGGGCGCCCTCACCGCGAGCGCCCTGATGGACGAAGCGGAGCAACGCCGGATCGCGGAGGAGACGGAACTGTCCCTGGTTTCGGTCTGGGACTCAGAAGGCGGCCATGGCGCAAGCCTGCCGACCTCGCGTTCACCCGCCCAAGCAGTCGTTTCCCAGGCTCCGGATACGCCGGAAGGCAGCTGA
- a CDS encoding YjbQ family protein, translating to MAGTFTTRTITITTSSAETLHDLTNACSAFLREAAHGHNGLLNIFTRHATSGLAIIETGAGSDDDLLAALRDVLPMDDRSQDRPRSPGHSIARMLPALVPPHATLPVVDGELELGASQSVVLVNTDRDNPERQVRLSFLS from the coding sequence ATGGCTGGAACCTTCACCACCCGCACGATCACCATCACCACCAGCTCCGCCGAGACGCTGCACGACCTCACGAACGCATGCTCCGCGTTCCTCCGGGAGGCCGCTCACGGGCACAACGGACTGCTGAACATCTTCACCCGCCACGCCACGTCCGGCCTGGCCATCATCGAGACCGGCGCAGGCAGCGACGATGACCTGTTGGCGGCCCTCCGCGACGTTCTTCCCATGGACGACCGCTCGCAAGACCGCCCCCGCAGTCCTGGTCACAGCATCGCTCGCATGCTCCCGGCTCTGGTCCCACCACACGCCACGCTGCCCGTGGTCGATGGTGAGCTCGAGCTGGGGGCCTCGCAGTCCGTCGTGCTGGTGAACACCGACCGGGACAACCCGGAACGCCAGGTCCGGCTGTCATTCCTCAGCTGA
- a CDS encoding DUF7196 family protein, with amino-acid sequence MKGRQPCHAIAAGGSPQTVVGYRWDLPDGTIRQYVTYQEAEAANQRAGGTGSITIVMQ; translated from the coding sequence GTGAAAGGACGGCAGCCATGCCATGCAATTGCGGCGGGGGGATCCCCTCAGACCGTCGTCGGCTACCGATGGGACCTGCCCGACGGCACCATTCGTCAGTACGTCACCTACCAGGAAGCCGAGGCCGCCAACCAACGAGCCGGCGGCACCGGATCGATCACCATCGTCATGCAGTGA
- a CDS encoding ice-binding family protein: MNDAAAAQAQADLLIGYGNALVQPVTATVATELGGTTLFPGVYNSASGTFTLNGTLTLDAQGNPNAVFIFKTNTTLITGATGNVNLAGLAQSSHVFWQVGSSATLGAGSTIRGSILANTSITATTGAIVDGRLLALGAAVTLDTNAVTVPALSTCQVVVQPVVGPVVAGQPTPMSAVVTCNGLPVSGASVTFNGGAAPVTATTNAAGIATGSLTFNTAGTATVTATVTAADTACACTGVVSAPLTITVTPQPSCQVVIQPVAGPVVVGQPTPVSAVVSCNGLPVVGGSVTFTGGAVPVTVTTNLAGVATGSLTFNSAGPAVITATVTAAGTGCACTGVASAPLTTTVVQQTGPLSASPACWRAHLPIPIPHLFVATLTATVRPAQAGVPVTFFVSGLPVGTAVTNAAGVATLNAGLSILQISASSYTATATVGGVPVQATNTLRPCFPPA; the protein is encoded by the coding sequence GTGAACGACGCTGCCGCGGCGCAGGCCCAGGCCGACCTGCTCATCGGGTACGGAAACGCACTTGTGCAACCGGTCACGGCCACTGTCGCGACGGAACTCGGCGGGACCACCCTGTTCCCCGGCGTGTACAACTCCGCCTCCGGCACGTTCACCCTCAACGGGACACTGACCCTGGACGCGCAGGGCAACCCCAACGCCGTCTTCATCTTCAAGACGAACACCACGCTCATCACCGGAGCCACCGGCAACGTCAACCTCGCCGGCCTCGCGCAGTCCAGCCACGTCTTCTGGCAGGTCGGCAGCTCCGCGACGCTCGGCGCCGGCTCCACCATCAGGGGCAGCATCCTCGCCAACACCTCGATCACCGCCACCACGGGGGCCATCGTGGACGGCCGGCTGCTGGCTCTCGGCGCCGCCGTCACCCTGGACACGAACGCGGTCACCGTCCCGGCCCTGTCCACCTGCCAGGTCGTGGTCCAGCCGGTGGTCGGACCTGTGGTTGCCGGCCAGCCGACCCCCATGTCCGCTGTAGTGACCTGCAACGGTCTGCCGGTCTCGGGTGCCTCCGTAACCTTCAACGGTGGAGCGGCCCCGGTAACCGCCACCACCAACGCGGCCGGTATCGCCACCGGATCGCTGACCTTCAACACCGCCGGAACCGCCACGGTCACTGCCACCGTCACCGCGGCCGACACCGCCTGTGCGTGCACCGGCGTCGTCTCCGCACCCCTCACCATCACCGTCACTCCGCAGCCGTCCTGCCAGGTGGTGATCCAGCCGGTGGCCGGACCGGTGGTGGTCGGGCAGCCGACTCCGGTCTCGGCTGTGGTGAGCTGTAACGGTCTGCCGGTCGTGGGTGGGTCGGTGACCTTCACCGGTGGTGCGGTCCCGGTGACCGTCACCACCAACCTGGCGGGTGTCGCCACCGGATCGCTGACCTTCAACAGCGCCGGGCCCGCCGTCATCACTGCCACCGTCACCGCGGCCGGCACCGGCTGCGCGTGCACCGGCGTGGCCTCCGCGCCCCTCACCACCACCGTCGTACAGCAGACGGGCCCGCTGAGTGCGTCGCCCGCCTGCTGGCGGGCCCACCTGCCCATCCCGATTCCGCACCTGTTCGTGGCGACGTTGACGGCCACCGTCAGGCCGGCGCAAGCGGGGGTCCCGGTCACCTTCTTCGTCTCGGGCCTGCCGGTCGGCACCGCGGTGACCAACGCCGCCGGTGTCGCCACCCTCAACGCCGGCCTGTCCATCCTGCAGATCAGCGCCAGCAGCTACACGGCGACCGCCACCGTCGGCGGCGTCCCGGTCCAGGCCACCAACACCCTGAGGCCCTGCTTCCCGCCGGCGTGA
- a CDS encoding VOC family protein, whose product MHTGNTSAPTFRYSAVTFDCPDPAELARFYGEALGLPTVFSTDHFVLLGQEGAAGLGFNRLADYRRPTWPDPSQEKQAHIDLGVDDLDAAQARLLALGAVKPEFQPDPDRWRVLLDPAGHPFCISTLV is encoded by the coding sequence ATGCACACGGGAAACACCTCCGCACCCACGTTCCGCTACTCGGCCGTCACCTTCGATTGCCCGGACCCCGCCGAACTCGCCCGCTTCTACGGCGAGGCCCTCGGCCTGCCCACCGTCTTCTCCACTGACCACTTTGTCCTGCTCGGCCAGGAGGGCGCGGCCGGACTGGGATTCAACCGGCTGGCCGACTACCGCCGTCCCACCTGGCCGGACCCTTCCCAGGAAAAGCAGGCCCACATCGACCTGGGCGTCGATGACTTGGATGCTGCCCAAGCCCGGCTGCTCGCCCTGGGGGCCGTCAAGCCCGAATTCCAGCCGGACCCCGACCGGTGGCGGGTCCTGCTGGACCCCGCAGGCCACCCGTTCTGCATCTCCACCCTGGTCTGA
- a CDS encoding helix-turn-helix transcriptional regulator encodes MISASARLLRLVSLLVARPLWTCGELADRMAVTDRTVRRDIAKLRELGYAVESEPGPWGGYRLRAGSRVPPLILDDEEALAVAVGLREAALSGALGGDQAALSALLKLRQVLPQRIADRLGEMDAAFVHTPRPDEPQITPGMLLELASACRQGERARLSYRDWEGRATVRDVDPYRLVHTGRRWYFVARDVAQGQWRTFRADRVGQLQPTGHPVELIDPPDPALLVSRSVATGPYPLSATIRLPVSMDQALRLIPSTVGTHHPEGPDATIVDIGGPDADGLARYLLSLATPLRVLSPEAVRQALLRRTQELFEDNANGQPG; translated from the coding sequence GTGATCAGCGCATCCGCCCGCCTGCTGCGATTGGTCTCCTTGCTGGTCGCCCGGCCGTTGTGGACCTGCGGTGAGCTGGCCGACCGGATGGCGGTCACCGACCGCACGGTGCGGCGGGACATCGCCAAGCTCCGGGAACTCGGCTACGCCGTCGAGTCCGAGCCTGGGCCATGGGGCGGATATCGCCTCCGTGCCGGTTCCCGGGTGCCACCGCTGATCCTCGATGACGAAGAAGCACTCGCCGTGGCCGTCGGGCTGCGCGAGGCTGCGCTGAGCGGTGCTCTCGGCGGCGACCAAGCCGCACTGTCGGCGCTGCTGAAACTGCGGCAGGTTCTGCCGCAGCGGATCGCGGACCGGCTGGGCGAGATGGACGCCGCCTTCGTGCACACCCCCAGACCCGACGAGCCGCAGATCACGCCCGGCATGCTGCTGGAACTGGCCTCCGCATGCCGCCAGGGTGAGCGCGCCCGCCTGTCGTACCGCGACTGGGAAGGAAGGGCCACGGTCCGGGACGTTGACCCGTACCGCCTCGTCCACACCGGACGCCGGTGGTACTTCGTCGCCCGAGATGTGGCGCAGGGCCAATGGCGGACCTTTCGGGCCGACAGGGTCGGCCAACTACAGCCAACCGGGCACCCGGTGGAACTCATCGACCCGCCCGACCCGGCGCTGCTCGTCTCCCGCTCCGTCGCGACCGGCCCCTACCCGCTCTCCGCGACCATCCGCCTCCCGGTGTCCATGGACCAAGCTCTGCGGCTGATCCCGTCGACAGTCGGTACCCACCATCCCGAAGGCCCCGACGCCACGATCGTCGACATCGGCGGTCCCGACGCAGACGGGCTCGCCAGGTATCTCCTCAGCCTGGCCACACCCCTGCGGGTCCTGTCACCGGAGGCTGTACGGCAAGCCCTGCTGCGCCGTACCCAGGAACTCTTCGAGGACAACGCAAATGGTCAGCCAGGGTAG
- a CDS encoding restriction endonuclease: protein MAAPARRRRPARTRRPARKPRRPTVRRRARQAATNRLLAAAFALALAIAAFREYPVTSSLLTALVLAAAAVYFLVSTGHLRLLTRPATSRADCTHAIAAYQHLTGPQFEHAIADLARRDPTVRTATVSGGSNDRALDVLVQLTDGRRIAIQCKRHAPKNRVGAPVIYAVNGTYRAYHRCDQAVIVTTSSFTPDAQRANAELDHPLRLIDGRALARWVSGGRPPWGA from the coding sequence TTGGCCGCACCAGCACGACGACGTCGTCCTGCCCGCACCCGCCGCCCCGCAAGGAAACCGCGCCGCCCGACCGTCCGGCGCCGTGCGCGTCAGGCGGCCACCAACCGCCTCCTCGCAGCCGCCTTCGCCCTGGCGCTTGCCATCGCGGCCTTCCGGGAATACCCGGTCACCAGCAGTCTCCTGACCGCTCTCGTCCTCGCCGCGGCCGCGGTCTATTTCCTCGTCAGCACCGGGCACCTCCGCCTCCTCACGCGCCCCGCCACCAGTCGAGCGGACTGCACCCACGCCATCGCCGCGTACCAGCACCTGACCGGCCCGCAGTTCGAGCACGCCATCGCCGACCTCGCACGCCGCGACCCCACAGTCCGCACCGCCACCGTTTCCGGCGGCAGCAACGACCGCGCCCTCGACGTCCTCGTCCAGCTCACCGACGGCCGCCGCATCGCCATCCAATGCAAACGCCATGCCCCGAAAAACCGAGTCGGTGCTCCCGTCATCTACGCCGTCAACGGCACCTACCGCGCCTACCATCGCTGCGACCAAGCCGTCATCGTCACCACCAGCTCATTCACTCCCGACGCGCAACGCGCCAACGCCGAACTCGATCATCCGCTGCGCCTCATCGACGGCCGGGCCCTGGCCCGGTGGGTCTCCGGCGGCCGTCCGCCCTGGGGAGCCTGA
- a CDS encoding WYL domain-containing protein, with the protein MGRVQACRCRRFDEDRGSPSGPDRAVARGAAKAVRRRLRPYGLVLKSGIWYLVTAAESRTGTYRGTQVLDAMLSETSRPPSSSAVSRGAAPRRVRPHGLSTPADSTSLRRPGGGQRQARSASPNGWKRSAAPHAGNRSGERAVK; encoded by the coding sequence ATGGGCAGGGTGCAGGCATGTCGATGTCGGCGGTTTGATGAAGACCGTGGGTCTCCTTCGGGCCCGGACCGTGCTGTTGCCCGTGGCGCTGCGAAGGCGGTGCGTCGCCGCCTTCGCCCCTATGGCCTGGTACTCAAGTCCGGCATCTGGTATCTCGTGACCGCTGCGGAGAGTCGGACCGGGACCTACCGGGGCACCCAAGTCCTCGACGCGATGCTGAGCGAGACCAGCAGGCCCCCATCGAGCAGTGCTGTGAGCCGGGGTGCGGCTCCACGTAGAGTTCGACCCCATGGCCTATCAACCCCCGCCGACAGCACTTCACTTAGGCGACCGGGAGGGGGGCAGAGACAGGCCCGTAGCGCGTCGCCGAACGGCTGGAAGCGAAGTGCGGCACCGCATGCAGGCAATCGATCGGGGGAACGCGCGGTGAAGTGA